The Dethiosulfovibrio salsuginis nucleotide sequence ACCCCGACGGCGAACTATGGGAGGAGCTTAGGGGTGCTATATGATCCAGGATAGTGTTTACCGCCAGGTGATCGATCTCTTCGGAGCTGACCACCAGATGGATCAAGCGATCGAGGAGTGCGCTGAGCTTGTCGTCGCTATCAGGCACTATCGGCGTGGCAGAGCCAGCCTTTCCGACATAGCGGAGGAA carries:
- a CDS encoding nucleoside triphosphate pyrophosphohydrolase family protein, whose protein sequence is MIQDSVYRQVIDLFGADHQMDQAIEECAELVVAIRHYRRGRASLSDIAEEIADVEIMMAQLRHVVGDTLVEREKARKLERMRGWVEGE